Proteins encoded in a region of the Cherax quadricarinatus isolate ZL_2023a chromosome 99, ASM3850222v1, whole genome shotgun sequence genome:
- the LOC128704747 gene encoding uncharacterized protein yields the protein MPVPPSSPSVGTRYPSYAHYPSSYRSPSTYLSRTTSLDRSSYSSSYGSNYSSSNYSSSSSYGSKYSLPPRPAYSSSSDTYRSSRSLRQSPVRATYSRLSSDSQLEGPVTSSRYTSRYSRDSATRESSSSRDSSYGSRLTSRDRTVDAVNGNGIDTSHFGPSPSSYACNYRWEAREKDKRDDANENSDTEKVRFTDRIKVFETRTSARESGGLLAGHESDSSLKDSAFSSGSSRSRSYLTDVDSSSSRRRVPSTYTDAASRSSFRKTSPETTSSSSENREDSSSSSGEDRQPSVTELRRKYDTNHNITNGLVRHNDEEYISDASVCSGEVTTLTPESSAALKPCTRTDSTSRSEQTDSSVVRRVDSPSRSRVDSPGRSHLDSPSRTRLEGYKDSRSGVESPTTGLKDSVDSSSQGGRESPLVNGIVDKPKLRTCLDSSYDTSSRSRYRRDRVKERIAARLAWETEVR from the coding sequence ATGCCTGTGCCGCCATCCTCGCCCTCAGTGGGTACTAGATACCCATCCTACGCTCACTATCCGTCATCCTATCGCAGTCCGTCCACCTATTTATCGCGTACGACTTCCCTGGATCGCTCATCCTACAGCAGCAGCTACGGCAGtaactacagcagcagtaactacagcagcagcagtagttatgGTAGCAAGTATTCGCTACCGCCACGGCCCGCGTATTCCTCCTCATCTGATACTTACCGCAGTAGCCGCAGCTTGCGGCAGTCGCCTGTAAGGGCTACTTACTCGAGGTTGTCCTCTGATTCTCAACTAGAAGGGCCAGTGACCTCCTCGCGGTACACTTCGCGCTACTCAAGAGATTCGGCTACTAGAGAATCATCGTCCTCGCGGGATTCCAGCTACGGATCGCGCCTCACGTCCCGCGATCGCACAGTCGACGCTGTTAATGGTAACGGTATCGACACTAGCCACTTCGGTCCTTCGCCATCTTCGTACGCTTGTAACTACCGCTGGGAGGCCCGTGAGAAAGATAAGAGAGATGACGCTAATGAGAACAGTGATACTGAGAAAGTCCGCTTTACCGACCGCATAAAAGTCTTCGAGACGCGCACTTCCGCTAGGGAAAGTGGCGGCTTGCTAGCCGGTCACGAAAGTGACTCTTCACTGAAGGATTCTGCTTTCTCCAGTGGCTCTAGTCGAAGTAGAAGTTACTTAACGGATGTGGATAGTAGTTCATCCCGGCGGCGTGTCCCTTCCACCTATACAGATGCAGCATCCAGATCCTCCTTCAGAAAGACATCTCCGGagaccacctcctcctccagtgaAAATCGGGAGGACAGTTCCTCCAGCAGCGGCGAGGATAGGCAGCCCTCAGTCACCGAACTCCGACGTAAATATGACACGAATCACAATATAACGAATGGTCTAGTACGTCATAATGACGAAGAATACATAAGTGATGCAAGTGTTTGTTCTGGCGAAGTTACAACCTTAACGCCGGAGTCTTCGGCAGCTCTCAAACCTTGTACTCGAACTGACTCGACCAGTCGAAGTGAACAGACTGATTCTTCGGTAGTTCGCCGTGTGGACTCTCCCAGTAGATCCCGAGTGGACTCTCCTGGGCGTAGTCACTTGGACTCTCCCTCCAGGACCCGCCTGGAGGGCTACAAGGACTCCAGGAGTGGTGTGGAGTCCCCAACGACAGGACTTAAGGACTCTGTTGACTCTTCCAGCCAGGGAGGTCGAGAATCGCCTTTGGTTAATGGTATTGTTGACAAG